The following are encoded together in the Fusarium keratoplasticum isolate Fu6.1 chromosome 1, whole genome shotgun sequence genome:
- a CDS encoding HTH araC/xylS-type domain-containing protein, producing MIFSFIETTDMAEVQSLSPIISLFEDDESRWQAVVSRNANADGFFVYAVRTTKIFCRPICKARLARRANVSFFATGIDAQEAGFRACKRCKPEVAGLMPEEAAVRKIRDFVQQRAEKKDDMEARLSLSQMAKQTGLSKWHFHRVFKKCVGVTPTEYLRVQRQGQQAQESLPDGETSWFDSLDMRSLECDFDFSSWDGSVAGSGLSSTETPPAAASRDSPFSIDDLLVWPEERNEPPE from the coding sequence ATGATATTCTCATTCATCGAAACTACTGATATGGCCGAGGTCCAGAGCCTCTCACCTATTATTTCTCTCTTTGAGGACGACGAGTCTCGCTGGCAGGCTGTCGTCTCCCGcaacgccaacgccgacgGCTTCTTCGTATACGCTGTACGCACAACAAAGATATTCTGCCGTCCTATCTGCAAAGCTCGTCTCGCCCGCCGCGCCAATGTATCCTTCTTTGCGACTGGGATCGACGCCCAGGAGGCTGGCTTCCGGGCTTGCAAACGGTGTAAGCCAGAAGTGGCGGGGCTCATGCCTGAGGAGGCGGCAGTGCGAAAGATCCGCGACTTTGTGCAACAGCGTGCTGAAAAGAAGGACGATATGGAGGCTAGGCTAAGCTTGAGTCAGATGGCTAAGCAGACCGGGCTCTCCAAGTGGCACTTCCACCGAGTCTTCAAGAAGTGTGTCGGAGTGACGCCGACAGAGTACCTGCGAGTACAACGCCAGGGTCAGCAGGCCCAAGAATCATTGCCAGATGGAGAAACAAGTTGGTTTGATAGCCTGGACATGCGAAGCCTTGAATGCGACTTTGATTTCTCATCTTGGGACGGATCTGTTGCTGGCTCTGGGCTGTCGAGTACAGAAACGCCGCCAGCAGCCGCCAGCAGGGATAGTCCTTTCTCGATTGACGACTTATTGGTCTGGCCTGAAGAAAGAAACGAACCGCCTGAGTGA
- a CDS encoding Aldehyde dehydrogenase: MAPLTVKLETPVTGPYDQPIGLFIDGEWVESVDKKKFEVINPSNEQVITSVYEGTEKDVDLAVAAARKAFETTWKDTTPGERAHLLYKLADLAEKNKELLAAVESLDNGKSINNARGDVDAVIGCLRYYGGWADKIEGKTIDIAPDMFHYTRSEPIGVCGQIIPWNFPLLMLSWKIGPALATGNTIVMKTAEQTPLSGLVFTEFIKEAGFPPGVFNLVNGLGRVAGAAISSHMDIDKVAFTGSTLVGRQIMKAAADSNLKKVTLELGGKSPNIVFNDANIEDAVEWVNFGIYFNHGQICCAGSRILVQEGIYDKFIEAFKKRAEENKVGDPFHEETFQGPLVSGLQYERVMSYIDTGKAEGATVLTGGGRHGDKGYFIEPTIFTDVRPDMKIMREEIFGPVCAIAKFKDEEEALKLAHDTQYGLAAAVHTQSLSTAIRFSNSLDAGTIWVNCYNLLHHAVPFGGYHESGIGRELGEAALANYTQSKSVAIRLS; encoded by the exons ATGGCTCCCCTGACTGTCAAGCTCGAAACCCCGGTCACCGGGCCATACGACCAACCCATTGGCCT GTTCATCGATGGCGAATGGGTCGAGAGtgtcgacaagaagaagttcGAAGTCATTAACCCCTCGAACGAACAAGTCATCACTTCCGTCTACGAAGGAACCGAAAAGGATGTCGATCTCGCCGTAGCAGCTGCTCGAAAGGCATTCGAAACAACATGGAAGGACACGACGCCCGGTGAGAGGGCTCACCTTTTGTACAAGCTGGCCGACCTAgccgagaagaacaaggagctGCTCGCCGCTGTTGAATCGCTTGATAATGGCAAGTCGATCAACAACGCCCGCGGTGACGTGGACGCTGTTATCGGTTGTCTGAGATACTACGGCGGTTGGGCTGACAAGATCGAGGGTAAAACCATTGACATTGCCCCTGATATGTTTCACTATACACGATCCGAGCCT ATTGGCGTTTGTGGACAGATTATCCCTTGGAACTTTCCTCTTCTTATGCTGTCCTGGAAGATTGGTCCTGCCCTGGCAACTGGCAATACCATCGTGATGAAGACTGCCGAGCAAACTCCCTTGTCTGGACTAGTCTTTACGGAATTCATCAAGGAAGCCGGGTTCCCCCCAGGTGTTTTCAACCTGGTGAACGGTCTCGGTAGAGTTGCCGGCGCAGCCATTTCGTCTCACATGGATATCGACAAGGTCGCCTTCACCGGATCAACCCTGGTTGGTCGCCAGATCATGAAGGCGGCCGCCGACTCCAACCTGAAGAAGGTGACTCTTGAGCTGGGCGGCAAGTCGCCCAACATCGTCTTCAACGATGCCAACATCGAAGATGCCGTCGAATGGGTCAACTTTGGAATCTATTTCAACCACGGCCAAATCTGCTGCGCCGGCAGCCGAATTCTGGTGCAAGAAGGTATTTACGACAAGTTTATCGAGGCGTTCAAGAAGCGGGCagaggagaacaaggtcgGAGACCCATTCCATGAGGAAACTTTCCAGGGCCCTCTCGTCAGCGGTCTGCAATATGAGCGTGTCATGAGCTATATCGATACTGGCAAGGCAGAAGGCGCCACGGTTCTCACAGGGGGTGGCCGTCACGGAGATAAGGGCTACTTTATTGAGCCAACAATCTTCACCGACGTTCGACCCGACATGAAGATCATGAGAGAAGAAATTTTTGGCCCCGTTTGCGCTATTGCAAagttcaaggacgaggaggaggctctgaAGCTCGCCCACGATACCCAATatggcctcgccgccgccgttCACACCCAGAGCCTGAGCACCGCCATCCGGTTCTCCAACTCTCTGGACGCTGGCACCATCTGGGTCAACTGTTacaatctccttcatcatgcAGTCCCATTCGGTGGTTACCATGAATCTGGAATCGGCCGGGAACTTGGAGAGGCTGCGCTCGCCAACTACACACAGAGCAAGTCTGTTGCTATTCGGCTGTCATGA
- a CDS encoding GPI mannosyltransferase 1 produces MPSITPLLRTTPLFFISLLLRLILLFYGLYQDAHSALKYTDIDYLVFTDASRFLASGSSPYDRDTYRYTPLLAWLLLPTVRFSAFGKLVFAAADLLAGWLMLRVLRRRGMDEATAGGFAALWLWNPMVATISTRGSSEGLLGVLTMGLLWAVERRRISLAAVILGLAVHFKIYPFIYAPAIIWWMDDERLGKPTKATSQPSSLINTLTKFCSPERVKLALISLATFMGFNLLMYSIYGTPFLVHTYFHHVSRIDHRHNFSPYNVLLYLTSATPADATPSIRIESLAFLPQLLLSCVLIPLALAKRDLATSMMAQTFAFVTFNKVCTSQYFLWYMVFLPLYLPNSSFLRSPKLGISALLLWIVSQAAWLQNGYQLEFLGVSTFFPGLWLSSLGFFLVNCWILGIIISDGADVPQSAASSVKAHLE; encoded by the exons ATGCCCTCCATAACGCCCCTCCTCCGCACAAcccccctcttcttcatctccctTCTACtccgcctcatcctcctcttctacGGCCTCTACCAGGATGCCCACTCGGCCCTCAAGTACACAGACATCGACTACCTAGTCTTCACCGACGCCTCACGCTTTCTTGCCTCAGGCTCAAGTCCCTATGACCGCGACACCTACCGCTACACGCCTCTGCTAgcctggctcctcctcccgacTGTCCGCTTCTCTGCTTTTGGCAAGCTGGTCTTTGCTGCGGCGGATCTACTGGCAGGATGGCTCATGCTGCGCGTTCTTAGGCGGAGGGGCATGGATGAGGCCACGGCCGGAGGCTTCGCCGCGTTGTGGCTCTGGAACCCCATGGTGGCCACCATTAGTACGAGAGGGAGCTCGGAAGGCTTGCTGGGAGTTCTAACCATGGGCCTTCTATGGGCTGTCGAGCGGAGGAGGATCAGCCTCGCTGCTGTCATTCTGGGGCTTGCCGTCCACTTCAAGATTTATCCCTTCATCTACGCACCAGCTATCATCTGGTGGATGGACGACGAACGCCTGGGAAAGCCTACAAAGGCTACCTCTCAACCATCATCTCTGATCAACACTCTCACCAAGTTCTGCTCGCCAGAACGTGTCAAGCTTGCCCTCATCAGCCTTGCCACCTTCATGGgcttcaacctcctcatgTACTCCAT CTACGGTACACCATTCCTTGTTCATACATActtccatcatgtctcccGGATTGATCACCGTCACAACTTTTCCCCCTACAACGTTCTCCTGTACCTCACTTCCGCAACGCCCGCCGATGCCACGCCCTCTATCCGCATCGAGTCTCTCGCCTTCCTCCCtcagcttctcctctcttgTGTCCTCATCcctcttgcccttgccaagCGTGATCTGGCAACATCAATGATGGCTCAGACTTTCGCTTTCGTAACCTTTAACAAGGTCTGCACCTCCCAG TACTTCCTCTGGTACATGGTCTTCCTACCGCTCTACCTCCCCAACTCTTCCTTCCTACGAAGCCCCAAGCTCGGCATCTcggctctcctcctctggatCGTGTCCCAGGCTGCGTGGCTGCAGAACGGCTATCAGCTCGAATTCTTGGGTGTCAGCACCTTCTTCCCGGGCCTGTGGTTGTCCTCTCTTGGGTTCTTCCTTGTCAACTGCTGGATCTTGGGTATCATCATCAGCGACGGGGCCGATGTACCCCAGTCAGCTGCTTCTTCCGTCAAGGCTCATCTTGAATAG